From the genome of Camarhynchus parvulus chromosome 8, STF_HiC, whole genome shotgun sequence, one region includes:
- the CENPL gene encoding centromere protein L encodes MAEGRAPRAGADGKEFERRRRAAAAMAEEAPEDGAARTLPSLRRLSQALPFGRSHGHLGTSGRLIVPALCSQEKADPQETAFLLRKAWTLYSVTPLYGFRRARLRDYARLLGAFIAAEKHKGLAVEVGVELDIKVALSSLADIRGSELDQAALLVQLSSRSRGSSRNSEDKPMWWGWFCSMFGDELSENVPEHFTCLPLFLSHGAESYTALVGSWFQKTFDCCFRRLAISPLNLSWMVAMWAGCKLDRAASAVELVFSVPRLAQPLDISYAIHPEDAKALWDTVQKTPGEITQEEVDVFMDCLYAHFHRHFKIHLSAAKLVKISTAIASAHCDGIVKILHSQYLPGVLMLLTELAISQIQ; translated from the exons ATGGCGGAGGGGCGCGCCCCCCGCGCGGGGGCCGACGGGAAGGAGTTCGAACGGCGCCGGCGGGCCGCGGCGGCCATGGCGGAGGAGGCGCCGGAGGACGGCGCGGCGCGgaccctgcccagcctcaggcggctctcccaggctctgcccttcGGACGGAGCCATGGCCACCTCGGCACTAGCGGCCGTCTCATTGTGCCAGCGCTATGCTCTCAG GAAAAGGCGGACCCGCAGGAAACAGCGTTCCTGCTGCGGAAAGCCTGGACGCTGTACAGCGTGACCCCCCTGTACGGCTTCCGCCGCGCCCGCCTCAGGGACTACGCGCGGCTGCTGGGCGCCTTCATCGCCGCCGAGAAGCACAAGGGGCTGGCGGTGGAGGTGGGCGTCGAGCTGGACATCAAGGTGGCCCTGTCCAGCCTTGCCGACATCAGGGGCAGCGAGCTGGACCAGGCTGCCCTCCTCGTGCAG CTCTCTTCGAGGTCACGAGGCTCCTCCAGGAACTCCGAGGACAAACCCATGTGGTGGGGCTGGTTCTGCTCCATGTTTGGAGACGAGCTTTCCGAGAACGTGCCGGAGCACTTCACCTGCCTGCCCCTGTTCCTGAGCCACGGCGCCGAGAGCTACACCGCCCTGGTTGGCAGCTGGTTCCAGAAGACTTTTGACTGCTGCTTCCGCCGCCTGGCCATCAGCCCCCTGAACCTCAGCTGGATGGTGGCCATGTGGGCTGGCTGCAAGCTggacagagctgcctctgccgTGGAACTCGTCTTCTCCGTGCCCCGCCTGGCGCAGCCCCTGGATATTTCCTACGCCATCCACCCGGAGGATGCCAAAGCTCTGTGGGACACGGTGCAAAAAACACCAGGAGAGATCACCCAAGAGGAGGTGGATGTCTTCATGGACTGCCTTTATGCCCACTTCCACAGGCACTTCAAGATCCACTTGTCAGCTGCGAAGCTGGTGAAGATTTCCACAGCAATTGCCTCAGCACACTGTGATGGGATTGTAAAG attcTACACAGCCAATACCTGCCTGGAGTGCTGATGCTACTGACTGAACTCGCAATCTCTCAGATACAGTGA